One genomic window of Notamacropus eugenii isolate mMacEug1 chromosome 6, mMacEug1.pri_v2, whole genome shotgun sequence includes the following:
- the UPF3A gene encoding regulator of nonsense transcripts 3A isoform X4, producing MRSEKEAASGAGGSGVGGAGRGSGGKEKPPLPPPPPPPPPPLPPPPASSRGGTAMEIQFRRESPRREAETPPTAVSASGCGGGGSSGGGGGGGGGGSKPREEKKTVLSKVVIRRLPPSLTKEQLEEQLHPLPAHDYFEFCTADPSLYPHLYSRAYINFRNPDDILLFRDRFDGYVFIDSKGLEYPAVVEFAPFQKISKKKLKKKDAKAGSIEEDPEYRKFLETYCVEEEKISANPETLLGEIEAKTRELIARRTTPLLEYIKNRKLEKQRIREEKREERRRRELEKKRLREEEKRKRREEERRKRKEAEKQKKIAEKEIRIKLLKKPEKGEEPAVEKQKEKGEEADIEEGKWEKSSSSGSIKTKPLDSSLKELKEKSQNDSDKEQRDMDRRFREKEPERQSPFLMKI from the exons ATGCGGTCCGAGAAGGAGGCAGCCAGCGGGGCCGGGGGCTCTGGCGTCGGCGGCGCCGGGCGGGGATCGGGCGGCAAGGAGAAGCCGCCattgccgccgccgccgccgccgccaccgccaccCCTGCCACCGCCCCCGGCATCTTCCCGCGGAGGGACAGCGATGGAGATCCAGTTCCGCCGCGAGTCGCCTCGGCGCGAAGCGGAGACGCCTCCGACCGCCGTGTCGGCCTCGGGCTGCGGGGGTGGCGGAAGCAGCGGCGGAGGCGGCGGTGGCGGAGGAGGCGGCAGCAAGCCGCGGGAGGAGAAGAAAACGGTCCTGAGCAAG GTAGTTATTCGTCGACTTCCTCCCAGTCTTACCAAGGAGCAACTGGAGGAACAGTTACATCCACTTCCTGCTCATGATTACTTTGAATTTTGTACGGCTGATCCCAG TCTTTATCCTCATCTTTACTCAAGAGCATACATTAATTTTCGAAATCCTGATGACATCCTTCTTTTTAGAGACCGTTTTGATGGCTATGTCTTCATTGATAGTAAAG GTCTGGAATATCCTGCTGTAGTagaatttgctccattccaaaagatttccaaaaagaaattaaagaaaaaagatgccAAAGCAGGGAGCATTGAAGAAG ATCCAGAGTATAGGAAGTTTCTAGAAACCTATTGTGttgaggaggagaaaataagTGCCAATCCTGAAACTCTCTTGGGAGAGATTGAGGCAAAGACGCGGGAGCTCATTG CTAGAAGAACAACACCTCTTTTGGaatacattaaaaatagaaagttaGAGAAACAG AGAATtcgagaagaaaaaagggaagaacgAAGGAGAAGGGAGTTAGAGAAGAAGCGCttaagagaagaagagaaaagaaaacgcAGAGAAGAGGAAAGACGTAAGAGAAAAGAAgctgagaaacaaaagaaaattgctGAAAAAGAGATAAGAATCAAG CTTCTTAAAAAACCTGAAAAGGGAGAGGAACCAGCAGtggagaagcaaaaagaaaaaggagaggaagctgatattgaagaaggaaaatgggaaaaatcttccagTTCTGGAAGCATAAAAACCAAACCTTTGGACAGTTCACTGAAAGAACTTAAGGAAAA GTCACAAAACGACAGTGATAAAGAACAAAGGGATATGGATAGAAGATTTCGAGAAAAAGAACCCGAAAGACAAAG CCCCTTTCTAATGAAGATCtga
- the UPF3A gene encoding regulator of nonsense transcripts 3A isoform X2, with protein sequence MRSEKEAASGAGGSGVGGAGRGSGGKEKPPLPPPPPPPPPPLPPPPASSRGGTAMEIQFRRESPRREAETPPTAVSASGCGGGGSSGGGGGGGGGGSKPREEKKTVLSKVVIRRLPPSLTKEQLEEQLHPLPAHDYFEFCTADPSLYPHLYSRAYINFRNPDDILLFRDRFDGYVFIDSKGLEYPAVVEFAPFQKISKKKLKKKDAKAGSIEEDPEYRKFLETYCVEEEKISANPETLLGEIEAKTRELIARRTTPLLEYIKNRKLEKQRIREEKREERRRRELEKKRLREEEKRKRREEERRKRKEAEKQKKIAEKEIRIKLLKKPEKGEEPAVEKQKEKGEEADIEEGKWEKSSSSGSIKTKPLDSSLKELKEKSQNDSDKEQRDMDRRFREKEPERQRYRLDDGRKHRTHYEFDKFLRRNEDELKWGKGYNQDRGKKGNHNYSFTVEAVDKLGSSSHAVIPARSSHSNTYGLYK encoded by the exons ATGCGGTCCGAGAAGGAGGCAGCCAGCGGGGCCGGGGGCTCTGGCGTCGGCGGCGCCGGGCGGGGATCGGGCGGCAAGGAGAAGCCGCCattgccgccgccgccgccgccgccaccgccaccCCTGCCACCGCCCCCGGCATCTTCCCGCGGAGGGACAGCGATGGAGATCCAGTTCCGCCGCGAGTCGCCTCGGCGCGAAGCGGAGACGCCTCCGACCGCCGTGTCGGCCTCGGGCTGCGGGGGTGGCGGAAGCAGCGGCGGAGGCGGCGGTGGCGGAGGAGGCGGCAGCAAGCCGCGGGAGGAGAAGAAAACGGTCCTGAGCAAG GTAGTTATTCGTCGACTTCCTCCCAGTCTTACCAAGGAGCAACTGGAGGAACAGTTACATCCACTTCCTGCTCATGATTACTTTGAATTTTGTACGGCTGATCCCAG TCTTTATCCTCATCTTTACTCAAGAGCATACATTAATTTTCGAAATCCTGATGACATCCTTCTTTTTAGAGACCGTTTTGATGGCTATGTCTTCATTGATAGTAAAG GTCTGGAATATCCTGCTGTAGTagaatttgctccattccaaaagatttccaaaaagaaattaaagaaaaaagatgccAAAGCAGGGAGCATTGAAGAAG ATCCAGAGTATAGGAAGTTTCTAGAAACCTATTGTGttgaggaggagaaaataagTGCCAATCCTGAAACTCTCTTGGGAGAGATTGAGGCAAAGACGCGGGAGCTCATTG CTAGAAGAACAACACCTCTTTTGGaatacattaaaaatagaaagttaGAGAAACAG AGAATtcgagaagaaaaaagggaagaacgAAGGAGAAGGGAGTTAGAGAAGAAGCGCttaagagaagaagagaaaagaaaacgcAGAGAAGAGGAAAGACGTAAGAGAAAAGAAgctgagaaacaaaagaaaattgctGAAAAAGAGATAAGAATCAAG CTTCTTAAAAAACCTGAAAAGGGAGAGGAACCAGCAGtggagaagcaaaaagaaaaaggagaggaagctgatattgaagaaggaaaatgggaaaaatcttccagTTCTGGAAGCATAAAAACCAAACCTTTGGACAGTTCACTGAAAGAACTTAAGGAAAA GTCACAAAACGACAGTGATAAAGAACAAAGGGATATGGATAGAAGATTTCGAGAAAAAGAACCCGAAAGACAAAGGTATCGCTTGGACGATGGCAGAAAACATAGAACTCATTATGAGTTTGACAAGTTTTTAAGAAGGAATGAAGACGAGCTGAAATGGGGGAAAGGATACAACcaagacagaggaaagaaagggaaccACAACTACAGCTTCACTGTGGAGGCAGTAGACAAACTGG GATCGTCCAGCCATGCAGTTATACCAGCCAGGAGCTCGCATTCGAACACGTACGGGCTCTACAAGTAA
- the UPF3A gene encoding regulator of nonsense transcripts 3A isoform X1 codes for MRSEKEAASGAGGSGVGGAGRGSGGKEKPPLPPPPPPPPPPLPPPPASSRGGTAMEIQFRRESPRREAETPPTAVSASGCGGGGSSGGGGGGGGGGSKPREEKKTVLSKVVIRRLPPSLTKEQLEEQLHPLPAHDYFEFCTADPSLYPHLYSRAYINFRNPDDILLFRDRFDGYVFIDSKGLEYPAVVEFAPFQKISKKKLKKKDAKAGSIEEDPEYRKFLETYCVEEEKISANPETLLGEIEAKTRELIARRTTPLLEYIKNRKLEKQRIREEKREERRRRELEKKRLREEEKRKRREEERRKRKEAEKQKKIAEKEIRIKLLKKPEKGEEPAVEKQKEKGEEADIEEGKWEKSSSSGSIKTKPLDSSLKELKEKSQNDSDKEQRDMDRRFREKEPERQRYRLDDGRKHRTHYEFDKFLRRNEDELKWGKGYNQDRGKKGNHNYSFTVEAVDKLGKEDKCDDMASKKERIRNKDRPAMQLYQPGARIRTRTGSTSKTPDCAAKSSEEACDRKSEVENPAGAASEKSEEAE; via the exons ATGCGGTCCGAGAAGGAGGCAGCCAGCGGGGCCGGGGGCTCTGGCGTCGGCGGCGCCGGGCGGGGATCGGGCGGCAAGGAGAAGCCGCCattgccgccgccgccgccgccgccaccgccaccCCTGCCACCGCCCCCGGCATCTTCCCGCGGAGGGACAGCGATGGAGATCCAGTTCCGCCGCGAGTCGCCTCGGCGCGAAGCGGAGACGCCTCCGACCGCCGTGTCGGCCTCGGGCTGCGGGGGTGGCGGAAGCAGCGGCGGAGGCGGCGGTGGCGGAGGAGGCGGCAGCAAGCCGCGGGAGGAGAAGAAAACGGTCCTGAGCAAG GTAGTTATTCGTCGACTTCCTCCCAGTCTTACCAAGGAGCAACTGGAGGAACAGTTACATCCACTTCCTGCTCATGATTACTTTGAATTTTGTACGGCTGATCCCAG TCTTTATCCTCATCTTTACTCAAGAGCATACATTAATTTTCGAAATCCTGATGACATCCTTCTTTTTAGAGACCGTTTTGATGGCTATGTCTTCATTGATAGTAAAG GTCTGGAATATCCTGCTGTAGTagaatttgctccattccaaaagatttccaaaaagaaattaaagaaaaaagatgccAAAGCAGGGAGCATTGAAGAAG ATCCAGAGTATAGGAAGTTTCTAGAAACCTATTGTGttgaggaggagaaaataagTGCCAATCCTGAAACTCTCTTGGGAGAGATTGAGGCAAAGACGCGGGAGCTCATTG CTAGAAGAACAACACCTCTTTTGGaatacattaaaaatagaaagttaGAGAAACAG AGAATtcgagaagaaaaaagggaagaacgAAGGAGAAGGGAGTTAGAGAAGAAGCGCttaagagaagaagagaaaagaaaacgcAGAGAAGAGGAAAGACGTAAGAGAAAAGAAgctgagaaacaaaagaaaattgctGAAAAAGAGATAAGAATCAAG CTTCTTAAAAAACCTGAAAAGGGAGAGGAACCAGCAGtggagaagcaaaaagaaaaaggagaggaagctgatattgaagaaggaaaatgggaaaaatcttccagTTCTGGAAGCATAAAAACCAAACCTTTGGACAGTTCACTGAAAGAACTTAAGGAAAA GTCACAAAACGACAGTGATAAAGAACAAAGGGATATGGATAGAAGATTTCGAGAAAAAGAACCCGAAAGACAAAGGTATCGCTTGGACGATGGCAGAAAACATAGAACTCATTATGAGTTTGACAAGTTTTTAAGAAGGAATGAAGACGAGCTGAAATGGGGGAAAGGATACAACcaagacagaggaaagaaagggaaccACAACTACAGCTTCACTGTGGAGGCAGTAGACAAACTGGGTAAAGAGGACAAGTGTGATGACATGGCATCCAAAAAGGAGCGCATAAGAAATAAG GATCGTCCAGCCATGCAGTTATACCAGCCAGGAGCTCGCATTCGAACACGTACGGGCTCTACAAGTAAAACTCCTGACTGCGCTGCAAAGTCCTCTGAAGAGGCTTGTGATAGAAAAAGTGAGGTGGAGAATCCAGCAGGAGCTGCTTCTGAGAAGAGTGAAGAAGCAGAGTAG
- the UPF3A gene encoding regulator of nonsense transcripts 3A isoform X3, with amino-acid sequence MRSEKEAASGAGGSGVGGAGRGSGGKEKPPLPPPPPPPPPPLPPPPASSRGGTAMEIQFRRESPRREAETPPTAVSASGCGGGGSSGGGGGGGGGGSKPREEKKTVLSKVVIRRLPPSLTKEQLEEQLHPLPAHDYFEFCTADPSLYPHLYSRAYINFRNPDDILLFRDRFDGYVFIDSKGLEYPAVVEFAPFQKISKKKLKKKDAKAGSIEEDPEYRKFLETYCVEEEKISANPETLLGEIEAKTRELIARRTTPLLEYIKNRKLEKQRIREEKREERRRRELEKKRLREEEKRKRREEERRKRKEAEKQKKIAEKEIRIKLLKKPEKGEEPAVEKQKEKGEEADIEEGKWEKSSSSGSIKTKPLDSSLKELKEKSQNDSDKEQRDMDRRFREKEPERQRIVQPCSYTSQELAFEHVRALQVKLLTALQSPLKRLVIEKVRWRIQQELLLRRVKKQSRTPCKADWSRL; translated from the exons ATGCGGTCCGAGAAGGAGGCAGCCAGCGGGGCCGGGGGCTCTGGCGTCGGCGGCGCCGGGCGGGGATCGGGCGGCAAGGAGAAGCCGCCattgccgccgccgccgccgccgccaccgccaccCCTGCCACCGCCCCCGGCATCTTCCCGCGGAGGGACAGCGATGGAGATCCAGTTCCGCCGCGAGTCGCCTCGGCGCGAAGCGGAGACGCCTCCGACCGCCGTGTCGGCCTCGGGCTGCGGGGGTGGCGGAAGCAGCGGCGGAGGCGGCGGTGGCGGAGGAGGCGGCAGCAAGCCGCGGGAGGAGAAGAAAACGGTCCTGAGCAAG GTAGTTATTCGTCGACTTCCTCCCAGTCTTACCAAGGAGCAACTGGAGGAACAGTTACATCCACTTCCTGCTCATGATTACTTTGAATTTTGTACGGCTGATCCCAG TCTTTATCCTCATCTTTACTCAAGAGCATACATTAATTTTCGAAATCCTGATGACATCCTTCTTTTTAGAGACCGTTTTGATGGCTATGTCTTCATTGATAGTAAAG GTCTGGAATATCCTGCTGTAGTagaatttgctccattccaaaagatttccaaaaagaaattaaagaaaaaagatgccAAAGCAGGGAGCATTGAAGAAG ATCCAGAGTATAGGAAGTTTCTAGAAACCTATTGTGttgaggaggagaaaataagTGCCAATCCTGAAACTCTCTTGGGAGAGATTGAGGCAAAGACGCGGGAGCTCATTG CTAGAAGAACAACACCTCTTTTGGaatacattaaaaatagaaagttaGAGAAACAG AGAATtcgagaagaaaaaagggaagaacgAAGGAGAAGGGAGTTAGAGAAGAAGCGCttaagagaagaagagaaaagaaaacgcAGAGAAGAGGAAAGACGTAAGAGAAAAGAAgctgagaaacaaaagaaaattgctGAAAAAGAGATAAGAATCAAG CTTCTTAAAAAACCTGAAAAGGGAGAGGAACCAGCAGtggagaagcaaaaagaaaaaggagaggaagctgatattgaagaaggaaaatgggaaaaatcttccagTTCTGGAAGCATAAAAACCAAACCTTTGGACAGTTCACTGAAAGAACTTAAGGAAAA GTCACAAAACGACAGTGATAAAGAACAAAGGGATATGGATAGAAGATTTCGAGAAAAAGAACCCGAAAGACAAAG GATCGTCCAGCCATGCAGTTATACCAGCCAGGAGCTCGCATTCGAACACGTACGGGCTCTACAAGTAAAACTCCTGACTGCGCTGCAAAGTCCTCTGAAGAGGCTTGTGATAGAAAAAGTGAGGTGGAGAATCCAGCAGGAGCTGCTTCTGAGAAGAGTGAAGAAGCAGAGTAGAACACCGTGCAAGGCAGATTGGTCACGGTTGTGA